In a genomic window of Ipomoea triloba cultivar NCNSP0323 chromosome 3, ASM357664v1:
- the LOC116013113 gene encoding protein FAR1-RELATED SEQUENCE 4-like: MEEFDLVNNNWFVKMFELRRFWIPAYFRDVPIGGLLRTTSRSEGENGVFSRFTIPLSSLVQFYMQFEHALDSQRHNHAKLTSDSERNIPEMKTHLPIEKHASTVYTHSILYDIQKEICTTCFNCRVLSVREDGDILYYEIKDDSDRKFTVEHNVTEKKAQHFCGFKDLNFDKIPMKYVLNRWTKDASLKPIFHIDGLTFDQGARMDERKVLLAQLWGDMQCCIGLAEEAKMDKLIEFSQVIKQQKLILMTEQADLSPIHRKNVVIESYCESPKPSEISILPSRKEKNKGDGKRMKGKKELAMDASKKGLRKCHTYDVYLENDNRHDIKNWPLRKELTDEED; the protein is encoded by the exons ATGGAAGAGTTTGATTTAGTCAATAACAACTGGTTTGTAAAAATGTTTGAGTTGCGCAGATTTTGGATACCAGCCTATTTCAGAGATGTTCCTATAGGTGGTTTATTGAGGACTACATCACGCTCAGAAGGTGAAAATGGTGTTTTTAGTCGATTTACTATACCTCTCTCTAGTCTTGTCCAGTTTTATATGCAGTTTGAACATGCTTTGGACTCTCAAAGACACAATCATGCAAAACTTACAAGTGATAGTGAGAGGAACATCCCAGAAATGAAGACACATTTGCCCATTGAAAAACATGCTTCAACTGTATACACACACTCTATTTTATATGATATTCAGAAGGAAATATGCACAACATGTTTTAATTGTCGAGTTTTGAGTGTTCGAGAAGATGGTGACATACTATATTATGAGATCAAAGATGACAGTGATAGAAAGTTTACTGTGGAGCACAATGTAACTGAAAAGAAAGCT CAACACTTTTGTGGTTTTAAGGATTTGAACTTTGATAAAATCCCTATGAAATATGTGTTGAATCGATGGACTAAGGATGCATCCTTAAAGCCTATATTCCATATTGATGGTCTCACATTTGATCAAGGTGCAAGAATGGATGAGAGGAAGGTGTTATTGGCACAATTGTGGGGTGATATGCAGTGTTGTATTGGTCTAGCAGAAGAAGCAAAAatggataaattgattgaattttCACAAGTgattaaacaacaaaaattgATACTGATGACAGAACAAGCTGATTTATCTCCTATTCATAGGAAGAATGTAGTTATAGAGTCTTATTGTGAGTCACCTAAGCCTTCCGAGATCTCTATTCTACcatcaagaaaagaaaaaaataagggCGATGGTAAGCGTATGAAAGGGAAAAAAGAGTTAGCAATGGATGCATCAAAGAAAGGTTTAAGAAAATGCCATACATATGATGTATACTTAGAAAATGACAACCGACATGACATTAAGAACTGGCCACTTAGAAAGGAATTAACAGATGAAGAAGATTga